Proteins from one Romboutsia sp. CE17 genomic window:
- a CDS encoding AI-2E family transporter, translating to MKINWNEKYTTISVYSFIVVCSSIVFYLIASQLNVFTGKINEIMGIMQPFIIGFIIAYLLNFILKFYEEILDKLESFKKLNKKSKRGISLVFTYITAFLIVYLFMNFVVPQLIESVVGLANNIPDYLNNVTILFEKTMTELEVDPQYLDLVNEKLNQVVNYIIQFATDLIPILGNWVVTIASSIWNIILGLIVSSYLLIDKEKFYGVGKKIIYATSSKRVANRIFELVYRSNYTFGRFLSGKIIDSAIIGVLTFFILSFFKMPYSTLISVIIGITNIIPFFGPFFGAIPSAIIILFVSPIKAVWFLIIILIIQQIDGNIIGPKILGDSIGISAFWILFTLLVAGKFFGLVGMVVGVPIFAIIYSIIKEVVEGKLRNKGLPEDTKDYM from the coding sequence ATGAAAATTAACTGGAATGAAAAATACACTACAATTTCTGTATATTCTTTTATAGTGGTGTGTAGTAGTATAGTATTTTATTTGATTGCATCTCAATTAAATGTTTTTACTGGAAAAATAAATGAAATAATGGGTATAATGCAACCTTTCATTATAGGATTTATTATTGCATACTTATTAAATTTTATATTAAAGTTTTATGAAGAAATATTAGATAAGCTTGAGAGCTTCAAAAAACTTAATAAAAAATCAAAAAGAGGTATAAGTTTAGTCTTTACATATATAACAGCATTTTTAATCGTATACTTATTTATGAACTTTGTTGTTCCTCAATTAATAGAAAGCGTAGTTGGACTAGCAAATAATATACCTGATTATCTTAATAATGTAACTATTTTATTTGAAAAGACAATGACTGAGTTGGAAGTAGATCCACAGTACTTAGATTTAGTTAATGAAAAATTAAATCAAGTAGTTAATTATATTATACAATTTGCAACTGATTTAATACCTATATTAGGTAACTGGGTAGTTACAATTGCTTCAAGTATTTGGAATATAATTTTAGGTTTAATAGTATCTTCGTATTTATTAATAGACAAAGAAAAATTCTATGGAGTTGGAAAGAAAATAATATATGCAACTTCTTCTAAAAGAGTAGCAAATAGAATATTTGAATTAGTATATAGAAGTAACTATACTTTTGGAAGATTCTTAAGTGGAAAAATAATAGATTCTGCTATTATAGGGGTATTAACATTTTTTATTCTAAGTTTTTTTAAAATGCCATACTCAACTTTAATATCAGTTATTATAGGTATAACTAATATTATACCGTTTTTCGGGCCATTTTTTGGGGCTATACCATCGGCTATAATAATACTATTTGTTTCTCCGATAAAAGCAGTATGGTTTTTAATAATTATATTAATTATACAACAAATAGATGGAAATATAATAGGACCCAAAATTTTAGGTGATTCTATTGGTATTTCTGCATTTTGGATATTATTTACGCTTTTAGTAGCGGGTAAATTCTTTGGATTGGTTGGAATGGTAGTTGGAGTACCTATCTTTGCAATTATTTACTCTATTATAAAAGAAGTTGTTGAAGGTAAACTTAGAAATAAAGGGTTACCAGAAGATACGAAAGATTATATGTAG
- a CDS encoding potassium channel family protein: protein MQCKWESNHEPSLKCLRRADSSGYCIFHKKDKSREENSLFTYLIMKESISDFRGFIFEDDFIIRDVIKYDYLKLNFDEAIFKKKAFFNKFEFKKSVTLNYTEFKGYINFESSTFMENLELTRTKFNKKYIANKVFEKVSFQGQAFIITSAKNLPRLEGIIFSPCTKFILRYVRYSKSNGLYGKINYRIARTQANIIGDNERIGYYYYNERNYASKIMKPSDYPRFSTYLNEKFFDLLSKYTIGYGEKPWRLIITTLIVISLFAFLYMFCGVKNSGSTFISISLNDINRYSIKELIKRYIDLWYFSTVTFTTLGYGDLTVSTGIGKVLVCLEAFIGITIGSTWASIVIKRMIR from the coding sequence ATGCAATGTAAATGGGAGTCTAACCATGAGCCAAGCCTTAAATGTTTAAGAAGAGCAGACTCATCTGGATATTGTATATTTCATAAGAAAGATAAAAGTAGAGAAGAAAACTCATTGTTTACATATTTAATAATGAAAGAAAGTATAAGTGACTTTAGAGGTTTCATATTTGAAGATGATTTCATAATAAGGGATGTAATTAAGTATGACTATTTAAAACTTAATTTTGATGAAGCGATATTTAAGAAAAAGGCTTTTTTTAATAAGTTTGAATTTAAAAAAAGTGTCACTCTAAATTATACAGAATTTAAAGGATATATAAATTTTGAAAGCTCTACTTTTATGGAAAACCTTGAGCTTACTAGGACTAAATTCAATAAAAAGTATATAGCTAATAAAGTGTTTGAAAAAGTTAGTTTCCAAGGTCAAGCATTTATTATTACTAGCGCTAAAAATTTACCTAGGTTAGAAGGAATAATTTTTAGTCCTTGTACTAAATTTATACTTAGATATGTTAGATATTCAAAATCAAATGGTCTATATGGCAAAATTAATTATAGGATAGCAAGAACTCAGGCCAATATAATAGGAGACAATGAAAGGATAGGGTATTATTATTATAATGAAAGAAACTATGCAAGTAAAATAATGAAACCTAGTGACTATCCTCGGTTTAGCACATATTTAAATGAAAAATTTTTTGATTTACTTTCTAAATATACAATAGGTTATGGAGAAAAACCTTGGAGATTAATAATAACAACTTTAATTGTAATTAGTTTATTTGCGTTTTTATATATGTTTTGTGGTGTTAAAAACTCAGGCAGCACATTTATAAGTATAAGTTTAAATGATATAAATCGTTATTCTATAAAAGAACTTATAAAAAGATATATAGACTTGTGGTATTTTAGTACAGTTACTTTTACAACTTTAGGTTATGGAGATCTAACTGTAAGTACAGGTATTGGAAAAGTATTAGTGTGCTTAGAAGCTTTTATTGGTATAACAATTGGATCAACTTGGGCATCTATTGTGATAAAAAGGATGATTAGATAA
- a CDS encoding D-alanyl-D-alanine carboxypeptidase family protein produces the protein MRVLKKGAQKLLIFSIILAVITPHCVHALDKIDKYSKSSILMDQGTGRVLYEKEPDEKRPLASLSKMMTFLIAIEAIENKEVNANDIVKIDKDMAKVKGSSYHLKEGEEVPLIELMKGLMIVSGNDASIGIAKHICKDEKTFVERMNKKAKEIGMINTSFVNPNGLPIYNLSDPKAQPKQNISTARDIAVLAKYMLDNYEKQVISITDMSTYSNPQRGFVKNNTNALLRIIPEVDGIKTGYTGNAGYCLSFSMKIKKNEDNEKDRRVIGVVLGANHKDKRTSAALSILEHAKKDFKSETVVQKDELIGKKYIKHINDLEVTLVAEDELYAVLNKEEKLKSQITFKELTYPIKKGDVLGVIKYYTDNGEILGSINIVSANDVNDVSIINKIKMLLSE, from the coding sequence GTGAGAGTTTTGAAAAAAGGAGCACAAAAATTATTAATATTTAGTATCATCTTAGCAGTTATAACTCCTCATTGTGTCCATGCTTTAGATAAAATAGATAAGTATTCAAAATCATCAATATTAATGGACCAAGGAACAGGTAGAGTATTATATGAAAAAGAACCAGATGAAAAAAGACCACTAGCTAGCTTAAGTAAAATGATGACTTTTTTAATTGCAATAGAAGCCATAGAAAATAAGGAAGTAAATGCAAATGATATAGTAAAAATAGACAAAGATATGGCTAAGGTAAAAGGTTCAAGTTATCATTTAAAGGAAGGTGAAGAGGTTCCTTTAATAGAACTTATGAAAGGTCTTATGATAGTTTCTGGAAATGATGCTTCTATTGGTATAGCAAAACATATTTGTAAAGATGAAAAAACATTTGTAGAAAGAATGAATAAAAAAGCAAAAGAAATAGGAATGATAAATACTTCTTTTGTAAATCCAAATGGATTACCTATATATAATCTAAGTGATCCTAAAGCACAACCTAAGCAAAATATATCCACAGCAAGAGATATAGCAGTTTTAGCAAAGTATATGTTAGATAATTATGAGAAACAAGTAATATCAATAACTGATATGTCTACCTATTCAAATCCACAAAGAGGGTTTGTAAAAAATAACACAAATGCATTACTTAGAATAATTCCTGAAGTAGATGGAATAAAAACAGGTTACACAGGTAATGCTGGGTACTGCTTGTCTTTTTCTATGAAGATAAAGAAAAATGAAGATAATGAGAAAGATAGAAGAGTAATAGGAGTGGTTTTAGGTGCTAATCATAAAGATAAAAGAACTTCAGCTGCACTATCTATTCTTGAACATGCTAAAAAAGATTTTAAAAGTGAAACTGTAGTCCAAAAAGATGAATTAATAGGGAAAAAGTATATAAAGCATATAAATGATTTAGAAGTAACTTTAGTTGCAGAAGATGAATTATATGCAGTACTTAATAAAGAAGAAAAATTAAAATCTCAAATTACATTTAAAGAACTGACTTATCCTATAAAAAAAGGAGATGTACTTGGTGTTATTAAATATTATACTGATAATGGAGAGATTTTAGGAAGTATAAATATTGTGAGTGCTAATGATGTTAATGATGTATCTATAATTAATAAAATTAAAATGTTACTTTCTGAGTAA
- the rpsB gene encoding 30S ribosomal protein S2: MSVISMKQLLEAGVHFGHQTRRWNPKMAKYIFTERNGIYIIDLQKTVKKVEEAYKFTKEIAETGKPILFVGTKKQAQEAIKEEAERCGMFYVNERWLGGMLTNHKTIQTRINKLRELERMENEGVFNVLPKKEVIKLRAEKEKLEKYLNGIKDMPELPGAIFVVDPRKENIAIQEAHRLGIPVIGIVDTNCDPDELDYAIPGNDDAIRAVKLITGAMATAIIEGRQAIADEAEEVAEDQE; the protein is encoded by the coding sequence ATGTCAGTAATATCAATGAAACAATTATTAGAAGCTGGTGTTCACTTTGGACATCAAACTAGAAGATGGAATCCTAAAATGGCTAAATACATCTTCACAGAAAGAAACGGAATCTATATAATAGATTTACAAAAAACAGTTAAGAAAGTAGAAGAAGCTTACAAGTTTACTAAAGAAATAGCTGAAACTGGAAAGCCAATCTTATTCGTAGGAACTAAGAAGCAAGCTCAAGAAGCTATAAAAGAAGAAGCTGAAAGATGTGGAATGTTCTATGTTAACGAAAGATGGTTAGGTGGAATGTTAACAAACCATAAAACTATCCAAACTAGAATAAATAAATTAAGAGAATTAGAAAGAATGGAAAACGAAGGTGTATTCAACGTTCTTCCTAAGAAAGAAGTTATAAAATTAAGAGCTGAAAAAGAAAAATTAGAAAAATACTTAAATGGTATAAAAGATATGCCTGAATTACCAGGAGCTATATTTGTAGTAGACCCAAGAAAAGAAAATATAGCTATACAAGAAGCTCATAGATTAGGAATCCCAGTAATAGGTATAGTAGATACTAACTGTGACCCAGATGAGTTAGACTATGCAATACCAGGAAATGACGATGCTATAAGAGCTGTTAAGTTAATAACTGGTGCTATGGCTACTGCTATAATAGAAGGTAGACAAGCAATAGCTGACGAAGCTGAAGAAGTAGCTGAAGATCAAGAATAA
- the tsf gene encoding translation elongation factor Ts encodes MAITAQMVKELRESTGAGMMDCKKALQEAEGNMERAVDILREKGLSKAAKKADRVAAEGLVAIEMNADNTAAVVVEVNSETDFVAKNEDFKVFVKDAAEMALATEAKDVDALLKETHKEGKSLQEVLNDRVAKIGEKLDLRRFEKITTDGQIAGYIHGGGKIGVLVELLTSAKNEELIAMGRDIAMQVAAMNPKYVSRNDVDPTYIAHETEILTQQALNEGKPANIVEKMIKGRLEKQLKEVCLLEQPFVKNGDLTVKQLVAETAKKLGTEIEVGRVVRFEVGEGIEKKEENFAEEVAKQLK; translated from the coding sequence ATGGCTATAACTGCACAAATGGTTAAAGAGTTAAGAGAAAGTACTGGCGCTGGAATGATGGACTGTAAAAAAGCTTTACAAGAAGCTGAAGGAAACATGGAAAGAGCCGTTGATATATTAAGAGAAAAAGGTTTATCTAAAGCTGCTAAAAAAGCTGATAGAGTTGCAGCTGAAGGTTTAGTTGCTATAGAAATGAACGCTGATAATACTGCTGCTGTAGTAGTAGAAGTAAACTCAGAAACAGACTTCGTTGCTAAGAACGAAGATTTCAAAGTATTCGTTAAGGATGCTGCTGAAATGGCTTTAGCTACAGAAGCTAAAGATGTTGATGCTTTATTAAAAGAAACTCATAAAGAAGGTAAATCATTACAAGAAGTTTTAAATGATAGAGTAGCTAAAATAGGTGAAAAATTAGACTTAAGAAGATTTGAAAAAATAACTACTGACGGACAAATCGCAGGTTACATACACGGCGGAGGAAAGATAGGAGTTCTTGTTGAACTTTTAACTTCTGCTAAAAATGAAGAGTTAATAGCTATGGGAAGAGATATAGCTATGCAAGTTGCTGCAATGAATCCAAAATATGTTTCAAGAAACGATGTAGATCCTACATATATAGCTCATGAAACAGAAATATTAACTCAACAAGCTTTAAACGAAGGAAAGCCAGCTAATATAGTTGAAAAGATGATAAAAGGTAGACTTGAAAAGCAATTAAAAGAAGTTTGTCTTTTAGAACAACCTTTCGTTAAAAACGGAGATTTAACAGTTAAGCAACTAGTTGCTGAAACTGCTAAAAAACTTGGAACTGAAATAGAAGTAGGAAGAGTTGTAAGATTCGAAGTTGGTGAAGGTATAGAAAAGAAAGAAGAAAACTTTGCAGAAGAAGTTGCTAAGCAACTTAAGTAA
- the pyrH gene encoding UMP kinase produces the protein MNRPMYKRVLLKLSGEALSGAKGFGINNEVVNDIATGIKKLRDIDVEVAVVVGGGNFWRGRTSEGMDRTTADYIGMLATVMNSMALQDALENIGVETRVQTAIEMRQVAEPYIRRRAVRHLEKDRVVIFGAGTGNPYFSTDTTAALRAAEMEAEVILLAKNVDAVYDKDPKVHADAKKFEELSYIEVLQKGLKVMDSTATSLCMDNGIPIKVFELSTENILRAVMGENLGTIVK, from the coding sequence ATGAATAGACCAATGTACAAAAGAGTATTGTTAAAGCTTAGTGGAGAAGCTTTATCAGGAGCAAAAGGCTTTGGTATAAACAACGAAGTTGTAAATGATATAGCTACTGGAATCAAAAAATTAAGAGATATTGATGTTGAAGTAGCTGTAGTTGTAGGTGGAGGTAACTTCTGGAGAGGTAGAACGTCTGAAGGAATGGACAGAACTACTGCTGACTATATAGGTATGCTTGCAACTGTAATGAATTCTATGGCACTTCAAGATGCTCTTGAAAACATAGGAGTTGAAACAAGAGTACAAACAGCTATAGAAATGAGACAAGTAGCAGAACCTTACATAAGAAGAAGAGCCGTTAGACACTTAGAAAAAGATAGAGTTGTTATATTTGGTGCAGGAACAGGAAATCCATATTTCTCAACTGATACAACAGCAGCACTTCGTGCAGCAGAAATGGAAGCAGAGGTTATATTATTAGCTAAAAATGTAGATGCAGTATATGACAAAGATCCAAAGGTACATGCAGATGCAAAAAAGTTTGAAGAATTAAGTTATATTGAAGTCTTACAAAAAGGATTAAAAGTAATGGATTCAACAGCTACATCTTTATGTATGGATAATGGAATACCAATAAAGGTATTTGAGCTTTCAACAGAGAATATATTAAGAGCAGTAATGGGCGAAAATTTAGGAACTATAGTAAAATAA
- the frr gene encoding ribosome recycling factor — MKAVHNELKTKMDKTIEALKFEFTTIRAGKANPQMLDKIRVDYYGTPTPINQIGAISVPEPRTLMISPWDKSAMSEIEKAIRNSDLGLNPTSDGEVIRINVPALTEERRRELAKKAHKVAEDFKVRLRNERRDANDKFKKMEKEGEITADELKKAQDEVQKTTDKYVKEIDTLLAAKEADIMAV, encoded by the coding sequence ATGAAAGCAGTACATAATGAATTAAAGACAAAGATGGATAAAACAATAGAAGCACTTAAATTTGAATTTACAACTATAAGAGCTGGAAAAGCAAATCCTCAAATGTTAGACAAAATAAGAGTTGATTACTACGGAACGCCAACTCCAATAAATCAAATAGGAGCTATATCTGTTCCAGAACCAAGAACTTTAATGATAAGTCCTTGGGATAAGTCTGCGATGAGTGAAATAGAAAAAGCAATAAGAAACTCTGATTTAGGGCTTAATCCAACTAGTGACGGAGAAGTTATAAGAATAAATGTACCAGCATTAACAGAAGAAAGAAGAAGAGAGTTAGCTAAAAAAGCTCACAAAGTAGCTGAAGATTTCAAAGTTAGATTAAGAAATGAAAGAAGAGATGCTAACGATAAATTCAAAAAAATGGAAAAAGAAGGCGAAATAACAGCTGACGAATTAAAGAAAGCTCAAGATGAAGTTCAAAAAACTACTGATAAATATGTTAAGGAAATAGATACATTATTAGCTGCTAAAGAAGCAGATATAATGGCTGTATAA
- a CDS encoding isoprenyl transferase, with protein sequence MNSELIYDIDLDNVPTHIAIIMDGNGRWAKKRFLPRTAGHKAGVETIREVVKECSRLNVKYLTLYAFSTENWKRPKIEIDTLMNLLVSYLKSEIKELHKNNVKIATIGDINKLPEMCIKELDNAKELTKDNTGVNLNLALNYGSRYDITNAVLDIVKDCKSDKINIDSINEDTIKNYLSTKSTPDPDLLIRTSGEQRLSNFLLWELAYSEFYFTDIHWPDFNRQELQKAIYVYQSRDRRFGGLK encoded by the coding sequence ATGAATAGTGAATTAATTTATGATATAGATTTAGATAATGTGCCTACTCATATAGCTATAATTATGGATGGAAATGGAAGATGGGCTAAAAAAAGATTTCTTCCAAGGACTGCAGGACATAAAGCAGGAGTAGAAACTATTAGAGAAGTTGTGAAAGAATGTTCTAGGCTTAATGTAAAATATTTAACATTATATGCTTTTTCAACTGAAAACTGGAAAAGACCTAAAATAGAAATAGATACTCTTATGAACTTATTAGTTTCTTATTTAAAGAGTGAAATAAAAGAATTACATAAAAATAATGTCAAAATTGCTACAATAGGTGATATAAACAAATTGCCTGAAATGTGTATTAAAGAGTTAGATAATGCTAAAGAACTAACAAAAGATAATACTGGCGTTAATTTAAACTTAGCATTAAACTATGGAAGTAGATACGATATAACAAATGCAGTTTTAGATATAGTAAAAGATTGTAAATCTGATAAAATAAATATAGATAGTATTAATGAAGATACTATAAAAAACTATTTAAGTACAAAGTCTACTCCAGACCCAGATTTACTTATTAGAACTAGTGGAGAACAAAGATTAAGTAACTTTTTATTATGGGAGCTTGCTTATTCAGAATTTTACTTCACTGACATACACTGGCCTGACTTTAATAGGCAAGAATTACAAAAGGCAATATATGTTTATCAAAGTAGGGATAGAAGGTTTGGAGGACTTAAGTAA